One segment of Patescibacteria group bacterium DNA contains the following:
- a CDS encoding BppU family phage baseplate upper protein, translated as MSIKIVQNDTRPPLEFSLTQDGSPVDLTGCTVKFYMKDATTGSVKINGTACVITDATKGKCRYNWSGSDTNTVATYLGEVEVTFPDGKIQTGYKQLSIIIRDDI; from the coding sequence ATGAGCATAAAAATCGTACAAAACGACACCAGACCACCATTGGAATTCAGCCTGACCCAAGACGGCTCGCCTGTGGATCTGACTGGATGCACGGTCAAATTCTACATGAAGGATGCGACCACTGGATCGGTAAAGATCAACGGAACCGCCTGTGTTATAACCGATGCCACCAAAGGCAAATGCCGATATAACTGGTCGGGGTCGGATACCAACACGGTTGCGACTTACTTGGGAGAGGTAGAGGTCACTTTTCCCGACGGCAAAATTCAAACCGGATATAAGCAATTATCAATCATCATCCGTGATGACATTTAA